The following coding sequences are from one Thermocrinis jamiesonii window:
- the sreA gene encoding sulfur reductase subunit SreA, giving the protein MDVGGSFYDRKAYSTCYMCACRCGIEVYIRNNKVTYIKGNDAHPTNKGVLCAKGSSGIMKEYSPARLRKPLLRVGPRGSGKFKEIEWEEALQIAVQWLEEARKKGPYKIAFFTGRDQMQQINSWFASQLGTVNWAAHGGFCSVNIAAAGLYSIGGSFWEFGEADFENTKYFMLVGVAEDHSSNPFKLGIQEMKRKGGKFVVVNPVRWGYGAIADEWIPIKPGTDGAFFLGLMHVLFKYNLVNWEFLKEYTNASWLVIQAPGTSKDGLFYRNQEGKPMVFDKKSQSFKPADRIVPDDLDPAFIGEFKTPEGYTVRPAFDIFAERLVKDYSPEKVEKITGIPAKDIERIAKEMGTIALYHPIELPIEWTDVWGRKHKKVVGRPVSFHIMRGIASHSNGFQTARAVFLLMMMLGVVDVPGGFLNKPPYPKHIEDLPKPYKITRPDEIKYGEIYPGPHLGYVQNPDDLLVDEKGNPVRIDWAYSWWFPMTAHGLIQNVIPAAYQQNPYGIEVLMIYMANMAWNSSQNIPYIIEALTATDPAGNYIIPKIITIDAFYSEQVAYSDLVLPDATYLEQWFALSLLDRPPSAVDGPVDALRHPIVDPKQNGYDVMGWGDIMVELGSRLKLPGFVNPDGSRKYKDFKDFLINWQIRPGVGALAGWRGKNGDKHFVGEPNPKQLEMYIKNKGFFYYKLPDNMRYYRHVNKDYQEWAVGVGFLKKVAPIVFNFYLESLQTFRLAGQGLWEGKNQPPNDPILRERLIKYFDPLPFWYPPFEEEVSGKDYPLYAFTQRPQWMYHSWDSQNAWLRQISTRNYLYMNPKTAEKLGIKHLDWVWVESRIGKVKCQVFLTNTTEPNSVWTWNAIGKMKGAWGLKPEAEEGHQGFLLNHVIPHSINIGGREIYYGDPITGHLAWFDTKVKVYKAEDQTPETYPQFEIEPLDYIKERWVEVLRYKP; this is encoded by the coding sequence ATGGATGTAGGTGGAAGCTTTTATGACAGAAAAGCGTACAGCACTTGTTATATGTGTGCCTGCAGGTGTGGGATAGAGGTATATATCAGAAACAACAAAGTTACTTACATAAAGGGGAACGATGCGCATCCTACTAACAAAGGTGTTTTGTGTGCAAAAGGTTCTTCTGGTATTATGAAAGAATACAGTCCTGCAAGGCTCAGAAAGCCTCTGCTTAGGGTAGGTCCAAGAGGTTCTGGTAAGTTCAAGGAAATAGAGTGGGAAGAGGCGCTGCAAATAGCAGTGCAGTGGTTAGAGGAAGCTCGTAAAAAAGGACCATACAAGATAGCCTTCTTTACCGGAAGGGATCAAATGCAACAGATAAACAGCTGGTTTGCAAGCCAGTTGGGAACTGTAAATTGGGCAGCTCACGGTGGATTTTGCTCTGTAAATATCGCCGCCGCAGGTCTTTACTCCATAGGTGGTTCCTTTTGGGAATTTGGAGAAGCAGATTTTGAAAACACTAAATACTTTATGCTCGTGGGTGTGGCAGAAGACCACTCTTCCAATCCGTTTAAGCTTGGCATTCAGGAGATGAAGCGCAAGGGTGGGAAATTTGTAGTCGTCAATCCTGTAAGATGGGGCTATGGTGCGATAGCAGACGAGTGGATCCCAATAAAACCTGGCACAGATGGAGCATTTTTCCTTGGTTTAATGCACGTGCTGTTTAAGTATAACTTGGTGAATTGGGAGTTTCTTAAAGAATACACCAACGCAAGCTGGCTTGTAATTCAAGCACCAGGAACCTCAAAGGATGGACTCTTTTACAGAAACCAAGAAGGAAAACCTATGGTTTTTGACAAGAAAAGTCAGAGCTTTAAGCCTGCGGATAGGATAGTGCCAGACGATTTGGATCCAGCTTTCATCGGAGAGTTCAAAACACCAGAGGGATATACTGTAAGACCAGCCTTTGACATATTCGCAGAAAGACTTGTAAAAGATTATTCGCCAGAAAAGGTGGAAAAGATAACAGGCATTCCTGCAAAGGACATAGAGCGTATAGCCAAAGAGATGGGCACAATAGCGTTGTATCATCCTATAGAACTTCCCATTGAATGGACCGACGTTTGGGGAAGAAAGCACAAAAAGGTTGTTGGAAGGCCAGTATCCTTCCACATTATGAGGGGTATAGCTTCCCACAGCAATGGCTTTCAGACCGCAAGGGCTGTTTTCTTGCTTATGATGATGTTGGGCGTGGTGGATGTGCCCGGAGGATTTCTCAATAAGCCCCCCTATCCAAAACACATAGAAGATCTTCCCAAACCTTACAAGATTACAAGGCCAGACGAGATAAAGTACGGAGAAATCTATCCTGGACCTCACCTTGGTTATGTTCAAAACCCGGACGATCTCTTGGTGGATGAAAAAGGAAACCCAGTAAGAATAGACTGGGCTTACAGCTGGTGGTTCCCAATGACAGCTCACGGACTAATTCAAAACGTGATCCCTGCAGCCTATCAGCAAAACCCTTACGGAATAGAAGTTTTGATGATCTACATGGCAAACATGGCTTGGAACTCGTCCCAGAACATTCCTTACATCATAGAAGCCCTGACTGCCACAGACCCTGCGGGCAACTACATAATACCAAAGATCATTACCATAGATGCTTTCTACAGCGAACAGGTTGCTTATTCGGATTTAGTCTTGCCAGATGCTACATACCTTGAGCAGTGGTTTGCGTTGTCTTTGCTTGACAGACCACCTTCTGCAGTAGATGGTCCAGTAGATGCGCTGAGACACCCCATCGTAGATCCCAAACAAAACGGCTACGATGTGATGGGTTGGGGGGATATAATGGTAGAACTTGGCTCAAGGCTGAAACTTCCCGGCTTTGTAAATCCAGACGGTTCAAGAAAATACAAGGACTTTAAGGATTTTCTTATAAATTGGCAGATAAGACCGGGTGTGGGTGCCCTTGCGGGATGGAGGGGTAAAAACGGAGACAAACACTTTGTAGGAGAGCCCAACCCTAAGCAATTGGAAATGTACATCAAAAACAAGGGATTTTTCTACTACAAACTTCCGGACAACATGAGATATTACAGACACGTAAATAAGGACTACCAGGAATGGGCGGTTGGTGTTGGTTTCCTAAAGAAGGTAGCCCCAATAGTGTTTAACTTTTACCTTGAATCCCTTCAAACCTTTAGACTTGCAGGTCAGGGACTTTGGGAAGGTAAAAATCAACCACCGAACGACCCAATCCTCAGAGAAAGACTTATTAAATACTTTGATCCCCTTCCTTTCTGGTATCCGCCCTTTGAAGAAGAAGTTTCCGGAAAAGACTATCCACTTTATGCCTTTACCCAAAGGCCCCAGTGGATGTATCACTCTTGGGACTCTCAAAATGCATGGTTAAGACAGATATCCACAAGAAATTACCTTTACATGAATCCAAAGACCGCAGAAAAACTCGGTATAAAACACTTAGATTGGGTATGGGTTGAGTCAAGAATAGGAAAGGTTAAGTGTCAAGTATTCCTAACAAACACCACAGAACCCAATTCAGTTTGGACCTGGAACGCCATAGGTAAAATGAAAGGTGCTTGGGGTTTAAAGCCAGAGGCAGAAGAAGGTCATCAAGGCTTTCTGCTGAACCATGTGATACCTCACAGCATCAACATTGGAGGAAGGGAGATCTATTATGGAGACCCAATAACTGGACACTTGGCGTGGTTTGACACAAAGGTAAAGGTCTATAAAGCAGAGGATCAAACGCCAGAAACTTATCCACAGTTTGAAATAGAACCATTAGATTATATAAAGGAAAGATGGGTAGAGGTTTTAAGGTATAAACCATGA
- a CDS encoding Uma2 family endonuclease, whose product MIGTKKTVKDYMELPEGAPYQLIEGELVMSPAPGYSHQNTLGNLFIILRTRLKDAQVILSPIDVYLDEENAYQPDLVVVLKDSKAKVEERGIFGAPDVVVEILSPSTAYYDLTEKKDVYERVGVKEYWIVDPKRKTFEIYSNSEEGFKLTSQAKKDGKVRSELLGLEIDLKELFEEV is encoded by the coding sequence ATGATAGGAACAAAGAAAACAGTAAAAGACTACATGGAACTCCCAGAAGGGGCACCTTATCAACTAATTGAGGGAGAACTTGTTATGAGCCCTGCACCAGGATATAGTCATCAAAATACCTTAGGAAACCTTTTTATCATCCTTAGGACAAGACTAAAAGACGCCCAAGTTATTCTGTCTCCCATAGATGTTTATCTTGACGAAGAGAATGCTTATCAGCCAGATTTAGTGGTAGTTTTAAAAGACAGCAAAGCAAAGGTAGAAGAAAGGGGCATATTTGGAGCGCCCGATGTGGTGGTGGAGATTCTTTCTCCTTCCACTGCCTATTATGACCTTACGGAGAAAAAAGATGTTTATGAAAGGGTAGGTGTAAAGGAATACTGGATAGTGGATCCAAAAAGAAAAACCTTTGAAATATACTCAAACTCAGAGGAAGGGTTTAAACTCACTTCTCAGGCTAAAAAAGATGGAAAAGTCAGGTCCGAGCTTCTTGGCTTAGAAATAGACCTTAAGGAACTCTTTGAGGAGGTTTGA
- the sreB gene encoding sulfur reductase subunit SreB — protein MPQYALVIDLNTCVGCHACATNCKEWNTQASFGPLSDFDPYGRNPEGVWYNRIMTYEVGEFPDTQVFHLPKSCLHCQNAPCVPVCPTGASYKREQDGIVLVNYDDCIGCKLCSWACPYGCREFDEADKVMKKCTLCIDRIYDESLPPEHRKPACVLTCPAKARFFGDIEDPNSEAYKMIKERNGFVLFPDMGTNPANHYLPRTETKIHIDEHLLKPENPMFLEVLRRHYKGG, from the coding sequence ATGCCACAGTATGCTTTGGTGATAGACCTAAACACCTGTGTGGGCTGTCATGCTTGTGCTACAAACTGCAAAGAATGGAACACACAGGCGTCTTTTGGACCCCTTTCGGACTTTGATCCGTATGGAAGAAATCCCGAAGGGGTATGGTATAACAGGATAATGACTTATGAAGTGGGAGAGTTTCCAGACACTCAGGTTTTCCATCTTCCCAAATCCTGTCTTCACTGTCAGAATGCGCCCTGTGTGCCTGTATGCCCCACCGGTGCAAGTTATAAGAGGGAACAGGATGGTATAGTGCTGGTAAATTACGATGACTGCATAGGATGTAAGCTCTGCTCTTGGGCTTGTCCCTACGGCTGTAGAGAGTTTGACGAAGCGGATAAAGTGATGAAAAAATGCACCCTTTGTATAGACAGAATATACGATGAATCACTACCACCAGAGCACAGAAAACCCGCATGCGTTTTGACTTGTCCCGCAAAGGCAAGGTTCTTTGGTGATATAGAAGACCCCAACAGCGAAGCTTACAAAATGATCAAAGAAAGGAATGGCTTTGTATTGTTTCCAGACATGGGAACCAATCCAGCTAATCATTACCTGCCAAGAACGGAAACTAAAATTCACATAGATGAACACCTGTTAAAGCCCGAAAATCCTATGTTCCTTGAAGTGCTAAGAAGACACTACAAAGGAGGTTAA
- the sreC gene encoding DmsC/YnfH family molybdoenzyme membrane anchor subunit yields the protein MHPALSLIFFFLTAGTSIGLFTFTYFMEFLTLFGKQTGLPKHMVLISNIISLILIGLGAIGASFHLGHKLRAWKAIKRFRTSWLSREAVFSGTYGFTLFIFTVLRFFDQTGFWYHLFGVITFILGWLSAYSTAMIYASNRFVPEWNTSLTVLYYLNMYLMLGSSAFLSLTYFYRKEFVGTFLFLAVLFLSLGLAFRLAFNIRQFYLDRPTINEALNLPHNRPIRVLDTGTTTENYCTKEFYYKKGKELLPSVLPIAYILTFVVPLFLLLYAWISGNINYNFVKFAFLSLVVGSFLERWSFFVEGNHVQNLFYGLYPKEGYTLRKGFMERKRTKISYR from the coding sequence ATGCATCCAGCCCTATCTCTGATCTTTTTCTTCCTTACCGCAGGAACGTCCATAGGTCTTTTTACCTTTACTTACTTTATGGAGTTTCTCACGCTTTTTGGAAAGCAGACTGGCCTTCCAAAACACATGGTCCTTATCTCAAACATAATATCTCTGATTCTTATTGGACTTGGAGCCATAGGAGCAAGCTTTCACCTTGGACACAAACTAAGGGCATGGAAAGCAATAAAGAGGTTCAGAACCTCTTGGCTTTCTCGGGAAGCAGTCTTTAGCGGAACCTACGGATTCACACTCTTTATATTTACTGTGCTTAGATTCTTTGATCAAACAGGCTTTTGGTATCACCTATTTGGTGTGATAACCTTCATTCTTGGATGGTTAAGTGCTTATTCCACCGCAATGATATACGCATCCAACAGGTTTGTTCCAGAGTGGAATACCTCTTTAACAGTGCTTTACTATCTGAACATGTATTTAATGCTTGGTTCTTCTGCCTTCCTGTCCTTGACCTATTTTTACAGAAAAGAATTTGTGGGCACCTTTTTGTTCCTTGCGGTGCTGTTTCTTTCTTTGGGACTTGCATTTAGGCTTGCGTTCAACATCAGACAATTTTACTTAGACAGACCAACCATAAACGAAGCACTGAACCTTCCCCACAACAGACCAATAAGAGTTTTGGATACAGGCACCACCACCGAAAACTACTGCACAAAGGAATTTTACTACAAAAAAGGAAAGGAGCTTCTCCCCAGCGTCTTACCCATAGCTTACATCCTCACCTTTGTGGTGCCCCTTTTCCTTTTACTCTATGCGTGGATATCTGGGAATATAAACTACAACTTTGTAAAGTTTGCCTTCCTGTCTTTGGTAGTGGGAAGTTTTCTAGAAAGGTGGTCCTTTTTTGTGGAAGGAAATCATGTGCAAAACCTTTTCTACGGTCTTTATCCTAAGGAAGGCTATACCCTCAGAAAAGGCTTTATGGAAAGAAAAAGAACAAAGATCTCTTACAGATAA
- a CDS encoding succinate--CoA ligase subunit alpha: MSWTKGTVYLNDKSRILVMGITGREASQVVTESEALYPGFVVAGVTPGKGGSQVAGKPVYNTVKEALENHPEINTGLVYVPPTSVKDAVIELVDAGIKLIYIVTEHVPIRDTVYFYHYAKERGVIIVGPTSLGCIVPSIPARIGAIGGKNPSIAYAPGGLVILSKSGGLTTTTAEMFKRRGWGVYMALALGGDVISCTTFADVLERIADDQNVKGVIIQGEVGGSYEEKAAETILRLYKEGRWNKPVAAFVAGRFQENLEGVSFGHAGAIVERGKGKATDKIRMFNEVGKETGLVKVAEFYHDLVHCIEELGVPRDFEDTTPGGKVKPLYTTIDEETCKFIG; the protein is encoded by the coding sequence ATGAGTTGGACCAAAGGAACAGTTTATCTGAACGACAAAAGCAGAATACTGGTGATGGGTATAACCGGTAGGGAAGCTTCGCAGGTAGTTACCGAATCGGAAGCTCTTTATCCCGGCTTTGTTGTTGCAGGTGTAACTCCCGGAAAGGGAGGTTCTCAGGTAGCAGGCAAGCCAGTTTATAACACGGTGAAGGAAGCTTTGGAAAACCATCCGGAGATAAACACAGGCCTTGTTTATGTCCCTCCAACTTCCGTCAAAGATGCGGTAATAGAATTGGTAGATGCTGGAATAAAGCTTATATACATAGTCACAGAGCACGTGCCCATAAGGGATACGGTTTATTTTTATCATTATGCCAAAGAAAGAGGTGTGATCATAGTTGGTCCCACATCCTTGGGTTGCATTGTTCCAAGCATTCCCGCAAGAATAGGTGCCATAGGTGGAAAGAACCCATCCATAGCTTACGCACCCGGTGGATTGGTAATACTGTCAAAGTCTGGTGGGCTTACCACCACAACCGCAGAGATGTTTAAGAGGAGAGGCTGGGGTGTTTATATGGCTTTGGCTCTTGGTGGAGATGTTATCTCCTGCACTACCTTTGCAGATGTTTTGGAAAGGATAGCGGACGACCAAAACGTAAAGGGAGTAATCATCCAAGGAGAGGTAGGAGGCTCTTACGAAGAAAAGGCTGCAGAAACTATACTGAGGTTATACAAGGAAGGAAGATGGAATAAGCCTGTCGCTGCTTTTGTCGCAGGTAGATTTCAAGAAAACTTGGAAGGTGTGTCTTTTGGACATGCGGGTGCCATAGTAGAAAGAGGGAAGGGTAAGGCTACGGACAAGATAAGAATGTTTAACGAGGTTGGAAAGGAAACGGGATTAGTAAAAGTTGCGGAATTTTACCACGATTTGGTCCATTGTATAGAAGAGCTTGGTGTTCCAAGGGACTTTGAAGATACCACTCCCGGCGGTAAAGTAAAACCACTCTATACCACCATAGACGAAGAGACTTGTAAGTTTATAGGTTAA
- a CDS encoding succinate--CoA ligase subunit beta: MNLYEYEAYEKIFKKYGIPTPRYVFTDHINDQVVEFINQLGECVVKSQVLVGKRGKAGAVKLCKTPQDGIETVEALLKYPVYGEMPVGVIVAEKANILKELYASITYSTEVRAPVLTLSLEGGMDIEEVPQEKVKSWVIDPIKGLYPHMVRNYLLELGFPQEFMGVLRELSEVITNMWRAFWEVEARLLEINPLAICDVGGKQKVLALDAVVIIDDDASVPPAKIYGLRTALKRPPTEREIEASLIDRDDHRGKAGSYVEMDGDIAMMTFGGGGSTVTIETTYAVGLRPANFTDIGGNPPAEKMYKITRIILSKPGIRGVLVCGGTANNTRIDVTLGEGVANAIRDLYKEGKLNPDWIWVVRRNGPEAEKGLRMLYEAFKECGVKGEIYDSTLPLTEAPIRLKELLEKCQASSKEERALTEEQASDLGI; the protein is encoded by the coding sequence ATGAACCTTTACGAATACGAAGCCTACGAAAAGATATTTAAAAAGTATGGAATTCCCACCCCACGCTACGTATTCACAGACCACATAAACGACCAAGTGGTAGAGTTTATAAACCAATTGGGGGAATGTGTGGTAAAGTCCCAAGTTCTGGTGGGTAAAAGGGGAAAAGCTGGTGCGGTAAAGCTCTGCAAAACACCGCAGGATGGAATAGAGACAGTGGAAGCCCTTTTGAAGTATCCAGTCTACGGGGAAATGCCCGTGGGGGTAATAGTTGCAGAAAAGGCAAACATACTAAAAGAGCTGTATGCATCAATAACCTACTCTACCGAAGTTAGAGCGCCAGTCTTAACTTTGAGCTTGGAAGGGGGAATGGACATAGAAGAAGTTCCGCAGGAAAAGGTTAAAAGCTGGGTCATAGACCCAATAAAGGGCCTATATCCACACATGGTAAGGAACTATCTTTTAGAGCTTGGTTTTCCACAAGAGTTTATGGGTGTTTTAAGAGAGCTTTCTGAGGTAATAACAAATATGTGGAGAGCTTTTTGGGAAGTAGAAGCAAGGCTGTTGGAAATAAATCCATTGGCTATATGTGATGTGGGAGGAAAGCAAAAAGTCTTGGCTTTGGATGCAGTGGTTATAATAGATGACGATGCGTCTGTGCCACCTGCAAAAATATACGGCTTAAGAACCGCACTAAAAAGACCTCCAACCGAAAGGGAAATAGAGGCGTCTCTCATAGACAGAGATGACCACAGAGGAAAGGCGGGCTCTTATGTAGAAATGGATGGAGACATTGCTATGATGACCTTTGGGGGTGGAGGCTCTACTGTTACCATAGAAACAACCTATGCGGTAGGTCTAAGACCCGCTAACTTTACAGACATTGGAGGGAATCCTCCCGCAGAAAAAATGTATAAAATCACCAGGATAATCCTCTCTAAACCCGGCATTAGGGGAGTATTGGTTTGCGGTGGAACTGCAAATAACACGAGGATAGACGTTACTTTGGGTGAAGGTGTAGCAAATGCTATAAGGGACCTTTACAAAGAAGGAAAGCTCAATCCAGATTGGATCTGGGTTGTTAGAAGGAACGGTCCGGAGGCGGAGAAAGGACTGAGAATGTTATACGAAGCTTTTAAAGAATGCGGTGTAAAGGGAGAGATCTACGATTCTACCTTGCCCTTGACAGAAGCACCCATAAGACTAAAGGAGCTTTTGGAAAAGTGCCAAGCTTCCTCTAAGGAAGAGAGGGCTTTAACCGAAGAGCAAGCAAGCGATTTAGGTATTTAA
- a CDS encoding KdsC family phosphatase encodes MKIKKLSGILKDLKLLFLDVDGVLTDGKLYYTENGEEIKVFDVRDGVGIKLLQKAGIEVGVISGRSSKALVRRLEELGISEVHVGRNDKLKVLEEVLQRKGLKPKEVGFVGDDYLDIPVLKAVGFPATVKDAPELVKRYALYVSKKKGGEGAVREIAELILSVRGELKKLLEDFA; translated from the coding sequence ATGAAAATTAAAAAACTTTCAGGTATTTTGAAAGACTTAAAACTGCTGTTTCTTGACGTGGATGGAGTGCTAACGGATGGAAAGCTTTACTATACAGAAAATGGGGAAGAGATCAAAGTGTTTGATGTGAGAGATGGGGTTGGGATAAAACTGCTTCAGAAGGCAGGTATTGAAGTTGGAGTTATATCCGGAAGGTCATCCAAAGCTCTTGTAAGAAGGTTGGAAGAATTGGGTATAAGCGAGGTGCATGTGGGAAGAAACGATAAGCTTAAGGTGTTGGAAGAAGTGTTGCAAAGAAAGGGCTTAAAGCCAAAAGAGGTAGGGTTTGTAGGCGACGATTATTTGGATATTCCCGTTTTAAAAGCAGTTGGTTTTCCAGCTACTGTAAAGGATGCGCCAGAGTTGGTAAAAAGGTATGCGCTTTACGTATCAAAAAAGAAAGGTGGAGAGGGGGCAGTTAGAGAAATAGCAGAGTTAATATTAAGTGTGAGAGGAGAGCTTAAAAAACTACTGGAGGATTTCGCTTGA
- the lptA gene encoding lipopolysaccharide transport periplasmic protein LptA yields the protein MKAPIVLLLTFILAYSQPILGEADTITYEKNVIIYTGNVRITKAKETLTADKVIIHLDENKKAHFAEAEGKVFYQDGKRTARADRAYYDFKKEIIRLVGNAKVEEGPNFVEADEIIYYRAEDRAVAIGKGKKVRTFYVEEKK from the coding sequence ATGAAAGCTCCTATTGTCTTATTACTAACGTTTATTTTGGCTTATTCTCAACCCATCCTTGGCGAGGCAGACACCATAACCTACGAAAAAAACGTGATAATATACACTGGTAATGTCAGGATAACGAAGGCTAAAGAAACGCTTACCGCAGACAAAGTAATAATACACCTGGACGAAAACAAAAAAGCCCATTTTGCAGAAGCTGAAGGTAAGGTCTTTTATCAAGATGGAAAAAGAACTGCAAGGGCTGATAGAGCTTATTACGACTTTAAAAAGGAAATAATTAGGTTGGTAGGAAATGCAAAGGTTGAGGAGGGACCTAATTTTGTAGAAGCTGATGAGATCATCTACTACAGAGCGGAGGACAGAGCAGTAGCTATAGGTAAAGGCAAAAAAGTAAGAACATTCTACGTAGAGGAAAAGAAATGA
- a CDS encoding HU family DNA-binding protein, producing the protein MNKSQLIKKISKELNLDTTKVKELLECILDSIIEVLIEEKRIELRNFGVLKLKKLKGTFVKNPKNGVEMFVGERYTVRFKPSKKLIEMINEKDQV; encoded by the coding sequence ATGAATAAAAGTCAATTGATCAAAAAGATTTCCAAGGAGCTAAACTTGGATACAACCAAAGTAAAAGAACTATTGGAATGTATTCTTGATAGTATTATAGAAGTGCTTATAGAAGAAAAGAGGATAGAGCTGAGGAATTTTGGTGTTCTAAAGCTAAAAAAACTAAAAGGAACTTTTGTTAAAAATCCTAAGAACGGTGTTGAGATGTTTGTTGGTGAAAGATATACGGTTAGATTTAAACCTTCTAAAAAGTTGATAGAGATGATCAATGAAAAGGATCAAGTGTGA
- a CDS encoding geranylgeranyl reductase family protein has protein sequence MKRIKCEVLIVGGGPAGSTTAYRLARSGAKVLVVDFKRVIGSPVQCAEFVPIQLYHRFGEFFDEMVIAQKVNKMIHFTPWGEVISMDSPGFVLNRENFDYKIHLLALESGANYMLRTKLVDFEGRVAVLENIDSREKILVEFDLLVGADGPRSKTAKLSGNHTKHFLTTAQITAPLKHPTEDLLIFFRDYIPAGYGWIFPKGALANVGVGIDPSFGVNVMEVLKVFVDELVQSGFIENRVLRRTGGWIPAEGLLDVVRGRVMLVGDAGGFCHPITGGGIANAVLSGNMCAEAILGNRLEDFAEYAEDIFGETLRRASLKRKKYMKEWNNLEERIRKTWIAFKEYWED, from the coding sequence ATGAAAAGGATCAAGTGTGAGGTGCTTATAGTAGGGGGTGGCCCTGCTGGTTCCACTACCGCATACAGACTGGCAAGAAGTGGTGCAAAGGTCCTGGTGGTGGATTTCAAAAGGGTTATAGGCTCTCCCGTGCAGTGTGCAGAGTTTGTTCCCATACAGCTTTATCACAGATTTGGTGAGTTCTTTGATGAAATGGTTATAGCTCAAAAGGTTAATAAAATGATTCACTTCACGCCTTGGGGAGAAGTTATATCTATGGACTCTCCGGGCTTTGTTCTAAACAGGGAAAACTTTGACTACAAAATACACCTGCTGGCTTTAGAAAGTGGTGCTAATTATATGCTAAGGACTAAGTTGGTTGATTTTGAAGGCAGGGTGGCGGTTTTAGAAAATATAGACAGTAGAGAAAAGATTTTGGTTGAGTTTGACCTTTTGGTTGGAGCGGACGGGCCTCGTTCAAAGACTGCAAAGCTTTCGGGAAACCACACCAAACACTTTTTAACCACAGCACAAATAACTGCACCGCTGAAACATCCTACCGAGGACCTGCTTATCTTTTTTAGGGATTATATACCCGCTGGCTATGGTTGGATCTTTCCAAAGGGCGCACTTGCAAATGTAGGAGTAGGCATAGATCCTTCCTTTGGTGTTAATGTTATGGAGGTTCTAAAGGTGTTCGTCGATGAGCTTGTTCAGAGCGGTTTTATTGAAAATAGGGTTTTAAGAAGGACTGGGGGATGGATACCTGCAGAGGGTCTTTTGGACGTGGTTAGAGGGAGGGTCATGCTGGTTGGTGATGCGGGAGGTTTTTGTCATCCTATAACAGGTGGAGGCATAGCTAATGCGGTTCTGTCTGGAAATATGTGTGCAGAAGCTATTTTGGGCAATAGATTGGAAGATTTTGCAGAGTATGCAGAGGACATATTCGGAGAAACTTTAAGAAGGGCAAGTTTAAAAAGAAAAAAGTATATGAAAGAGTGGAACAATTTGGAAGAGAGGATCCGAAAAACATGGATAGCTTTCAAAGAATACTGGGAAGACTAA
- a CDS encoding Fur family transcriptional regulator, protein MEVSLDELKKNFERFLKSKGNKITKPRFDIIDMIASYGAHFEIEDLVKWISSQNKNIASRSTIYRTVKLLQEFGAIREVIKLNNRTIYEFVVGKQHHEHLICINCGKIIEFYKEDIEVLQDEVCKEYDFTPINHRLEIFGICNECRGNSRENRVG, encoded by the coding sequence ATGGAGGTAAGCTTAGACGAACTTAAGAAGAATTTTGAGAGGTTTTTAAAGAGCAAGGGGAATAAGATAACGAAACCAAGGTTTGACATAATTGATATGATAGCAAGCTATGGGGCACATTTTGAGATAGAGGATTTGGTTAAGTGGATTTCTTCCCAAAATAAAAATATAGCTTCTCGATCCACTATATACAGAACGGTAAAGCTTTTACAAGAATTTGGTGCCATAAGGGAAGTCATCAAACTGAACAACAGAACGATTTATGAGTTTGTTGTAGGAAAACAGCATCACGAGCACTTAATATGCATAAACTGTGGAAAGATTATAGAATTTTACAAAGAGGATATTGAAGTTCTGCAGGATGAGGTTTGTAAGGAATATGATTTTACTCCCATAAACCATAGGCTTGAGATATTTGGTATATGTAACGAGTGCAGAGGTAATTCCCGTGAAAATAGAGTGGGATAG